A single Endozoicomonas sp. NE40 DNA region contains:
- a CDS encoding U32 family peptidase has product MQTTLGPLLYFWPRQDVFDFYEKVSQSGIDRVCLGEVTCSKRRELNHGDWMAIAQLLADAGKKVVLSTLTLLESESELSQVRKICDNNEFMVEANDMSAVKFLSSNGLEFCTGPSLNIYNAYTLKQLYKLGLKRWVLPLELSEKKLTSILQQAEELKLNDKIETEVFSYGYMPLAYSARCFTARVNDKGKDECEFICRKVPQGIPLATQENEQLFTLNGIQTMSGHCMNILNRWQDMEKQGVHSMRLSAHSYDVLDIADSLISSIKDNKPFVSELSVEQCNGYWEGGSGKDQFYREVR; this is encoded by the coding sequence TGTATTTCTGGCCCAGGCAGGATGTTTTTGATTTTTATGAAAAGGTGTCTCAGTCAGGTATTGACCGGGTTTGTCTGGGGGAGGTGACCTGTTCCAAGCGGCGGGAGCTGAATCATGGCGACTGGATGGCTATTGCTCAGCTGCTTGCCGATGCAGGTAAGAAGGTTGTGTTATCGACGTTGACACTGCTGGAATCCGAATCGGAGTTGTCGCAGGTGCGGAAAATTTGTGACAACAATGAATTTATGGTTGAAGCAAACGATATGTCAGCGGTTAAGTTTCTGTCGTCTAATGGGCTTGAATTCTGTACCGGACCTTCGCTGAATATCTATAACGCCTATACATTGAAGCAGCTGTATAAGCTGGGTTTGAAACGTTGGGTGTTACCTCTGGAGTTATCTGAGAAAAAGTTGACCAGTATTCTGCAGCAGGCTGAAGAGCTGAAGCTTAACGATAAAATTGAGACTGAAGTGTTCAGTTATGGCTATATGCCTCTGGCCTATTCAGCGCGTTGTTTTACTGCCCGGGTAAACGACAAAGGTAAGGATGAGTGTGAATTCATCTGCCGGAAGGTGCCTCAGGGAATACCCCTGGCGACTCAGGAAAATGAGCAGCTGTTTACTTTGAATGGTATTCAGACCATGTCCGGACACTGTATGAATATACTCAATCGCTGGCAGGACATGGAAAAACAGGGCGTTCACTCCATGCGTTTATCTGCGCACTCGTATGATGTGCTTGATATTGCAGACAGCCTGATCAGTTCGATTAAGGATAACAAACCTTTTGTTTCGGAGTTATCTGTTGAGCAGTGTAATGGCTACTGGGAAGGTGGCTCTGGCAAAGATCAGTTCTATCGGGAAGTGAGATAA
- the ubiT gene encoding ubiquinone anaerobic biosynthesis accessory factor UbiT, with protein sequence MALPTPPLPSVKTLTTPLRLMPDELLTTPLEKAINHVFRQSVEEGEFDFMEQRWVKIHITDAELSFHIGFDGNQLKAVNSRPCDVVFCGDSMAFRTLALRREDPDTLFFQRRLMIEGDTELGLGLKNLLDSIDTEQLPKAFQTLMKLGNKLENFSR encoded by the coding sequence ATGGCTTTGCCTACACCTCCCTTACCCAGTGTAAAAACCCTGACAACTCCACTGCGTCTTATGCCTGACGAACTGTTGACCACACCACTGGAAAAAGCCATCAACCACGTCTTTCGCCAGTCTGTTGAAGAAGGCGAGTTTGATTTTATGGAGCAGCGCTGGGTCAAGATTCACATCACGGACGCAGAGCTGAGCTTCCATATAGGCTTCGACGGCAACCAGCTGAAAGCGGTTAACAGTCGCCCGTGTGATGTCGTATTCTGTGGTGACAGCATGGCATTTCGAACGCTGGCATTGCGCAGGGAAGACCCCGACACACTGTTCTTTCAACGTCGTTTAATGATTGAAGGGGATACAGAACTGGGGTTAGGGTTGAAAAACCTGCTCGACAGCATCGATACCGAACAGCTGCCCAAAGCATTCCAGACCCTGATGAAACTGGGCAATAAATTAGAAAACTTTAGCCGCTAG